A genomic stretch from Longibacter salinarum includes:
- a CDS encoding cupin domain-containing protein, protein MKHTVLRSAILALFLLTFTTDVDAQDAPRSWTMDDPDLEWGPCPDFMPESCEIAVLNGPPDQPNADIFFKMAPGTTVPAHRHTSVERMVLVSGEMEVTYEGHDPVVLKPGTYAFGPAELPHEASCADGEACVLFIAFEEPIDAMPTDPIAADQ, encoded by the coding sequence ATGAAACACACCGTGCTTCGTTCTGCGATCCTAGCACTCTTTCTACTGACCTTTACCACGGACGTGGACGCACAGGACGCGCCTCGATCCTGGACGATGGACGACCCGGACCTCGAGTGGGGGCCGTGTCCTGATTTCATGCCCGAGAGCTGTGAGATTGCCGTACTCAACGGACCTCCCGATCAGCCAAACGCGGATATTTTCTTCAAGATGGCACCTGGCACGACGGTCCCGGCCCATCGGCACACATCCGTCGAACGGATGGTGCTCGTATCCGGCGAAATGGAGGTCACCTATGAAGGCCACGACCCGGTCGTTCTCAAGCCGGGTACGTACGCGTTCGGTCCGGCCGAACTACCTCACGAAGCGTCCTGCGCTGACGGTGAGGCGTGCGTTCTCTTCATCGCGTTCGAAGAGCCGATCGACGCGATGCCGACCGACCCGATTGCAGCTGATCAGTAG
- a CDS encoding DUF1326 domain-containing protein, protein MTDQWKLEGQYMEACTCEVACPCIMLSDPTEGTCTAVVAWHIEEGAYNGVKFDDLNVVMALHTPGNMADGDWKAALYLDRRADAGQQDALGTIFGGEAGGHPAHLAELISDVRGVEVVPLAFETDGKHGRLRIGEVGQIGCADVAPIEGQNGEAPTVQDHPLAVAPGHPATVAKASRAHFEAHGIEFDVSDRNALLSPFSYAGP, encoded by the coding sequence ATGACCGATCAATGGAAACTCGAAGGCCAGTACATGGAAGCCTGCACGTGTGAGGTCGCCTGTCCGTGCATTATGCTCAGTGACCCGACGGAAGGAACGTGCACAGCCGTCGTGGCCTGGCATATCGAGGAGGGCGCATACAACGGGGTCAAGTTTGACGATTTAAACGTCGTCATGGCCCTCCACACGCCGGGCAACATGGCCGACGGCGACTGGAAAGCCGCTCTCTACCTGGACCGCCGGGCCGACGCTGGGCAGCAGGACGCGCTCGGTACGATCTTCGGCGGCGAGGCGGGCGGGCACCCGGCTCACCTGGCCGAGCTCATCAGCGACGTACGCGGTGTGGAGGTCGTCCCGCTGGCGTTCGAGACCGACGGAAAACACGGGCGACTCCGCATCGGAGAGGTCGGCCAGATCGGGTGTGCCGACGTGGCGCCGATCGAGGGGCAAAATGGAGAAGCCCCGACCGTCCAGGACCACCCGCTCGCCGTGGCGCCCGGGCATCCGGCGACGGTCGCAAAAGCGAGTCGCGCGCACTTCGAGGCGCATGGGATCGAGTTCGACGTGTCCGACCGCAACGCACTCCTTTCCCCCTTCTCGTACGCCGGACCGTGA